One window of the Podospora pseudocomata strain CBS 415.72m chromosome 7, whole genome shotgun sequence genome contains the following:
- a CDS encoding hypothetical protein (EggNog:ENOG503PGRN) produces the protein MSGQYSPPLSRRGSSDGESTTMTPSSGRSTPEFPIRSGRRNSSRIEPYSTKRVRGTDAVESSSATAGEAKKGKRSNQKYTTEQQDFIIYHREDLTKAWKDIERAYIHQWPAADPQDNRKITGVQCIFYRQNLLVPLMNNTDEKLLVLDSPPFLTTNPAGADPKNSDLVLNEDYAEYVVYKGVPHRLEESKVRTYGRPRLLLERSPEELVEHRYDWLPKNYLDAAQELASKRDEQRWRWLQQYGPRPDAWIDSCEPIENRFKVAEGSHLYKMLPKSPAVQPTLEYACRPIRVAEGVNLYKMAREVVQPALDRQYHPGAHCQLIYQSHI, from the exons ATGTCTGGCCAGTACTCTCCACCGCTCTCACGCCGCGGCTCATCAGATGGCGAGTCGACAACCATGACTCCCAGTTCCGGGCGGTCAACCCCCGAGTTTCCCATCAGGTCGGGGCGCAGAAACAGCTCCAGAATCGAGCCATACTCTACAAAACGTGTAAGAGGCACTGACGCAGTCGAGTCCTCGTCTGCTACTGCAGGCGAGGCCAAAAAGGGGAAGCGCAGCAACCAGAAGTACACGACTGAACAACAAGACTTTATTATCTATCACAGAGAAGATCTCACGAAGGCGTGGAAGGACATCGAACGTGCCTACATCCACCAGTGGCCAGCTGCGGACCCGCAGGATAATCGCAAAATCACTGGGGTCCAATGCATTTTTTATCGTCAGAATCTCCTGGTTCCGCTCATGAACAACACCGATGAGAAGCTACTCGTCTTGGACTCGCCACCATTCTTGACAACCAACCCCGCAGGGGCGGACCCCAAGAACAGTGACTTGGTCCTCAATGAGGATTACGCCGAGTACGTAGTGTACAAGGGCGTTCCTCACCGACTCGAAGAAAGCAAAGTGCGGACGTATGGCCGTCCGAGACTCCTCCTTGAGAGATCGccggaggagttggttgaaCACCGGTACGACTGGCTTCCAAAAAATTACCTTGACGCCGCTCAGGAACTTG CCTCGAAAAGAGACGAACAAAGATGGCGGTGGCTCCAACAATATGGCCCTCGCCCAGACGCGTGGATCGACAGCTGTGAACCCATCGAGAATCGATTCAAGGTTGCCGAAGGCAGTCATCTGTACAAGATGCTGCCAAAATCCCCAGCTGTTCAGCCAACATTAGAGTACGCATGTCGCCCCATCAGAGTTGCTGAAGGGGTCAACCTTTACAAGATGGCGCGTGAAGTGGTCC
- the TFC7_2 gene encoding C6 zinc cluster transcription factor-like protein (COG:G; EggNog:ENOG503NZ77), giving the protein MPLEVIYVARHGFRSNWLVDHATGTYTATLRSPTGGAADPALTSHGVDQARELGERLLKAEPPIERVYSSLYYRCLQTVEPFVRKAIVTDKRLSIRGETGLGEWYGAANFEHPVPASHEILRPLFPGLLDEEYRPLVTPTRMGEGVDELHDRVARTMDELIAQCDREGVRAVLLCSHAATIIALGRVRFSGDESFFGTASGQSMLDAGQLGVVVEGRGGESTNRGKL; this is encoded by the exons ATGCCACTGGAGGTGATCTACGTGGCCCGTCATGGG TTCAGATCAAACTGGCTCGTTGATCACGCCACTGGCACCTACACAGCGACCCTACGGTCGCCAACTGGTGGAGCGGCTGATCCGGCTCTGACATCCCATGGCGTTGATCAAGCGAGGGAGCTTGGCGAGCGGCTGTTGAAGGCAGAGCCGCCCATTGAGCGCGTCTATTCCAGTCTATACTACCGATGTCTTCAGACAGTCGAACCCTTTGTGCGCAAGGCCATCGTCACTGACAAGCGCCTGTCCATAAGGGGCGAGACTGGTCTGGGTGAGTGGTATGGAGCAGCCAACTTTGAGCACCCGGTCCCAGCGTCCCATGAAATTCTGAGGCCGCTGTTCCCGGGCCTGCTCGACGAAGAGTACAGACCGCTAGTAACGCCGACCCGcatgggagagggtgttgatgagcTGCATGACCGAGTCGCCAGGACCATGGACGAGCTCATTGCTCAGTGCGACAGAGAGGGCGTGCGTGCCGTTCTGCTCTGCTCACATGCTGCCACCATAATCGCTTTGGGCCGAGT GCGCTTTTCCGGAGACGAGTCGTTCTTTGGTACTGCTTCGGGACAAAGCATGCTCGATGCTGGACAGCTGGGAGTGGTTGTCGAGGGCAGAGGGGGTGAATCGACAAATCGGGGAAAGCTTTGA
- a CDS encoding hypothetical protein (EggNog:ENOG503NZGK; COG:J), which translates to MSADLFAAFADTSSSTAPQQQQTKPAQDSLSFLDFASPAPQPQTQAQISQQSAPWPPIQQLAPTQGSSFASAQFGHPQTNNSNVWGDLGGSGGFQRQSTTTQTPPKTSTPVQDDQEDEDDWGDFEAATKPADPPQPPAPLTNITSPPSRTRVTRASTMDLMGNQLFNLGLEDSHKPKRNPDPDVLFDADFEAENGDIDEDDFGDFEAVPAPVTEPTTTKPVDDLLGLDVDPVPSSKKAPPGLSLSNAAFHGSPSAYPKAPKSPYGSSFHDRKPDLVKELQVKPPTGVRNIQEANQASPSPITAWPEVGDGFGNKWEEFKDIPDTTTKPAIKTASQPKIKTTSKSKPAPAPTTNSEWEWQDWGATEEKAPQHSNPPAQPTSSHEPRGPPPTNIPPPSVLLSLCPQLLDLATTTLLKPLLTLSTTSPGYQRIIGSAQTLAFIKGYLALATVVSRLIAGRKQRWHRDKFLSQSMTISAAVAGGKPGMKLAGIDKTQSIREEQEVAEVIEVWKKQVGRLRGVVAAMNSAHHENLKIPELATNMAVTVAKNVPTAPKACVVCGLKRDERVAKVDYEVEDSFGEWWIEFWGHRQCANFWVEHEKELRQR; encoded by the coding sequence ATGTCGGCCGATCTCTTTGCGGCTTTCGCAGACACGTCATCAAGCACAgcacctcagcaacaacagacaaAACCAGCTCAGGACTCCCTCTCCTTTTTGGACTTCGCTTCACCGGCTCCTCAACCGCAAACGCAAGCTCAAATTAGCCAGCAATCCGCACCATGGCCGCCCATTCAGCAGCTGGCACCGACACAAGGAAGCTCTTTTGCGTCAGCTCAGTTCGGTCATCCTCAGACCAATAACAGCAATGTCTGGGGTGATTTGGGTGGATCGGGGGGCTTCCAACGCCAGAGTACGACAACACAAACGCCTCCAAAAACATCCACACCAGTACAAGATGAccaggaggatgaagatgactgGGGGGACTTTGAGGCTGCAACGAAGCCAGCCGATCCGCCACAGCCTCCGGCTCCACTGACAAATATCACCAGCCCACCATCTAGAACCCGTGTCACCAGGGCATCGACCATGGACTTGATGGGCAATCAACTGTTCAACCTTGGACTGGAGGACTCGCATAAACCGAAGAGAAACCCGGACCCTGATGTGCTCTTTGATGCCGATTTTGAAGCGGAGAATGGGGACAtcgatgaggatgactttggtgattttgaggCTGTGCCTGCCCCTGTAACagagcccaccaccacaaaacctGTAGACGACTTGCTTGGGCTAGACGTGGACCCGGTCCCATCATCTAAGAAAGCACCTCCGGGGTTGTCTCTTTCCAACGCGGCTTTCCATGGGAGTCCTTCAGCTTACCCGAAGGCACCAAAGTCACCCTACGGATCATCTTTTCATGACCGCAAGCCCGATCTTGTGAAGGAACTTCAAGTAAAACCGCCCACAGGAGTACGTAACATCCAGGAAGCGAATCAAGCTTCGCCATCTCCTATTACAGCATGGCctgaggttggtgacggcTTTGGCAACAAGTGGGAGGAGTTCAAAGACATCCCAGATACCACCACGAAACCCGCCATCAAAACAGCTTCACAGCCCAAAATCAAGACAACCTCGAAATCCaagccagccccagccccaacgACAAATTCAGAGTGGGAATGGCAAGACTGGGGAGCAACAGAAGAAAAGGCCCCTCAACATAGCAATCCACCGGCACAACCAACGTCATCACACGAACCTCGCGGTCCTCCCCCGACCAACATTCCTCCACCCTCGGTTCTTCTCTCACTTTGTCCTCAACTACTCGATCTTGCCACAACGACCCTTCTCAAACCTCTCCTTACTctatcaaccacctccccaggctACCAACGGATCATCGGCTCCGCCCAGACCCTCGCTTTCATTAAAGGTTACCTAGCTTTAGCCACGGTCGTGTCAAGATTAATAGCAGGTCGGAAGCAGCGTTGGCACAGGGACAAGTTCCTATCACAAAGCATGACCATCTCTGCTGCGGTTGCAGGCGGGAAACCAGGCATGAAACTGGCTGGTATAGATAAGACTCAGTCTATCCGTGAAGAGCAAGAAGTAGCCGAGGTCATCGAGGTTTGGAAGAAGCAAGTCGGTAGGCTACGGGGCGTTGTCGCGGCAATGAACAGTGCTCATCATGAGAACCTCAAGATTCCCGAGCTTGCTACAAACATGGCTGTCACCGTGGCAAAGAATGTACCAACCGCCCCAAAAGCATGCGTTGTCTGCGGACTGAAGCGAGATGAACGGGTCGCCAAGGTGGACTATGAAGTCGAAGACAGTTTCGGTGAGTGGTGGATCGAGTTCTGGGGGCATAGGCAGTGTGCCAACTTCTGGGTGGAGCACGAAAAGGAGCTGCGGCAGAGGTAA
- a CDS encoding hypothetical protein (COG:U; EggNog:ENOG503NWHS) — translation MRSPAETKLRWEETFKHGTRISDLQRAIKFNGPESPCVAGLRSLCWKGFLLFPHAPAEEWPQLLRQLRDSYDTLCEQHLKFIRHPEQLAALSFDPLADDPDSPWITVRKDEAIRAEIQQDVSRLPDDPFYHQEVIQTMILDILFLYCKLNPSAGGYRQGMHELLAPIVYVVAQDSVDGKQSSTVDTLDPTIVELLDASQVVHDSFALFSKVMDRAGAFYEVEQNTIVEKSKYIHEVALLKIDEELANHLRDIEVLPQIFLIRWIRLLFGREFPFEQTMILWDAIFAFDPNLEMIDLICVAMLLRIRWTLLEADYSVALQLLLKYPAPPPPHGPHTFVDDALYLQKHFDAAGGVALIAKYSGRLPAAASVASTATSTPARSSTPSFSGFGSLRQRTLGARSPLSSTTKLLQQPGGVEAILRGAAKNVIEKSEKLGLNDAVRDAVGEIRRNMQGFQESRSLPRINRSLFPGNTLAVSIWEQRNRQLATMLEESITNLKQLVASDFEGDKQKQLETVELATAKIQYVKACLEDSTLDLPEEEPPTLATLSISTLPEIRSPTVALDTTPVVMTSSAVEEARSSLSSPASSDRSKQLSSVPEEPHAEPVAEEMVDKMDTDPPEREQTPPPPAPAPVPNPEPSTSVGQTPATSPTPKERPKGPIPTRSTLAQSSFAWMLEPDTTISAARSPPSRPLSSSGKKKHNPSREKNAFLFGEVVPSDGAAGERTVSPDEIFGLQPIRKG, via the exons ATGAGGTCACCAGCCGAAACAAA attgaggtgggaggagacaTTCAAGCATGGGACCAGGATATCTGACCTCCAACGGGCCATCAAATTCAACGGTCCAGAGAGTCCATGCGTAGCTGGTCTACGCTCTCTCTGTTGGAAGGGCTTCCTGCTATTCCCGCACGCTCCCGCTGAAGAATGGCCTCAACTTTTGCGCCAACTTCGAGACTCATATGATACCCTGTGCGAACAGCATCTCAAATTTATCAGGCACCCCGAACAACTAGCCGCCCTATCCTTCGATCCCCTTGCAGACGATCCCGACTCTCCTTGGATCACTGTGCGCAAAGATGAAGCCATCCGCGCCGAGATCCAGCAAGATGTCTCGCGGCTTCCCGATGATCCGTTCTATCACCAGGAGGTCATTCAGACCATGATTCTGGATATCCTGTTCCTCTACTGCAAACTCAACCCTTCCGCCGGCGGGTACCGTCAGGGAATGCACGAGTTACTTGCGCCAATTGTCTATGTCGTTGCGCAGGACTCGGTGGACGGCAAGCAGTCTTCAACGGTTGATACTCTCGATCCTACGATAGTGGAATTGTTGGACGCTTCTCAGGTCGTGCATGACTCCTTTGCCTTGTTCTCCAAGGTTATGGACCGTGCTGGCGCTTTTTACGAGGTTGAGCAAAACACAATCGTCGAAAAAAGCAAATACATCCATGAAGTTGCCTTGCTCAAAATTGATGAGGAACTTGCGAACCATTTGCGAGACATTGAAGTTCTGCCGCAAATATTCTTGAT ACGATGGATACGCCTCCTTTTTGGAAGAGAGTTTCCTTTTGAACAAACCATGATATTATGGGATGCCATCTTTGCCTTTGATCCCAACTTGGAGATGATAGACCTCATATGCGTAGCTATGCTTCTCAGGATCAGATGGACGC TCCTCGAAGCTGATTACTCGGTGGCACTTCAGCTGCTTCTGAAATatccagcccctccaccaccgcacgGCCCTCACACCTTTGTCGACGATGCTTTATATTTGCAGAAACACTTTGATGCCGCGGGCGGTGTCGCACTAATCGCCAAATACAGCGGTAGACTGCCTGCGGCAGCATCAGtggcatcaacagcaacctcGACCCCTGCACGGTCATCCACCCCATCATTTTCAGGCTTTGGTTCACTCCGACAAAGAACTCTCGGTGCCAGGTCACCGTTATCTTCCACGACAAAACTCTTGCAGCAACCGGGTGGTGTGGAGGCTATCCTGCGCGGTGCTGCCAAAAATGTCATTGAGAAAAGCGAAAAACTCGGACTTAACGATGCTGTCCGTGACGCTGTTGGGGAAATACGTCGCAACATGCAAGGCTTTCAAGAGTCTCGAAGTTTGCCCAGAATCAACAGATCACTGTTTCCCGGAAACACTCTGGCTGTTTCCATTTGGGAGCAGAGGAATCGTCAGTTAGCAACCATGTTGGAAGAGTCAATCACGAACCTCAAACAGCTGGTGGCCTCTGACTTTGAGGGCGACAAGCAGAAACAGCTCGAGACAGTGGAACTTGCCACGGCCAAGATCCAGTACGTGAAGGCCTGCTTGGAGGATTCCACGCTGGATTTGCCAGAGGAAGAACCTCCGACGCTGGCAACATTGAGCAtttccaccctccccgaaaTCAGATCGCCGACGGTTGCGTTGGATACCACACCGGTGGTTATGACATCATCCGCCGTTGAAGAAGCCAGAAGTTCACTCTCGTCGCCGGCTTCATCGGATAGAAGCAAGCAGCTGTCGTCGGTGCCAGAGGAGCCACATGCTGAACCTGTTGCAGAGGAAATGGTTGACAAGATGGACACTGATCCACCAGAAAGAgaacaaacaccaccgccaccagccccagcccccgTCCCCAACCCAGAACCGTCGACTTCTGTGGGACAGACCCCTGCAACTAGCCCGACCCCTAAGGAGCGCCCGAAAGGACCGATACCTACACGGTCAACCTTGGCTCAGTCCTCTTTTGCGTGGATGTTGGAGCCAGACACTACAATATCAGCTGCTCGGTCGCCGCCGAGTAGGCCTCTGAGCAGCAGtggaaagaagaagcacaACCCCAGCCGGGAAAAGAACGCGTTTTTGTTTGGAGAAGTGGTTCCGAGTGATGGAGCGGCAGGGGAAAGGACAGTATCACCAGACGAGATCTTTGGACTGCAACCGATCAGGAAGGGCTGA
- a CDS encoding hypothetical protein (EggNog:ENOG503P4K9), which yields MTTEPAANLRTFHHFPLLPFEIRLEIWELTAFPRRLRALRASKTYDTAVGPPPIPAPLHTCSEARSFLTSCHPPVYHKMYLDCTPHDDSQESSSHRKYTWANWELDTLVLEDSLPTVVVDHIATMLMPRRLAVPCLKGYVSNFLFELIDKLKSVKEVELLLDDVDSPFNRSTWEAGWHSPAMECDFGHIETFWLVHDGGRRRWAKWDEWRAEKRWEFDEDDLDEALMETFKELRMTIPGWKPFGMISAYQEDLNSPPTSPRLKLATHSPFRNEILTTGPGAAYQKSPIEYCFSSEDTTWPCPCSESTHTTTLPTKYTGRYIWENRRVVPHPDSGITLSDICDFQTTLAPNTSIPQWPRKVFFFWTVSQGSFSPQDPAADPKFLLW from the exons ATGACAACAGAACCAGCCGCCAACCTCCGAACCTTTCATCActtcccccttcttcctttcgAAATCCGTTTGGAGATATGGGAACTCACCGCCTTCCCCCGCAGACTGCGCGCCCTCCGTGCCTCCAAGACCTACGACACAGCCGTCGGCCCACCGCCGATTCCAGCACCGCTGCACACCTGCAGCGAGGCACGAAGCTTCTTAACCTCTTGTCACCCCCCCGTGTATCACAAAATGTACCTGGATTGCACCCCCCACGACGATAGTCAAGAATCCTCCTCGCACAGAAAATACACCTGGGCTAACTGGGAGCTCGACACATTGGTTTTGGAAGACTCACTGCCCACGGTCGTTGTTGATCATATTGCCACGATGTTGATGCCGAGGCGGCTGGCAGTTCCCTGCTTGAAGGGATATGTCTCGAACTTCTTGTTTGAGCTTATTGACAAGCTGAAAAGTGTCAAGGAGGTTGAACTTTTGCTGGACGACGTCGACTCTCCTTTTAATAGGTCCACCTGGGAGGCAGGCTGGCACAGCCCTGCCATGGAGTGTGATTTTGGGCACATTGAGACCTTTTGGCTCGTGCATGATGGCGGCAGGAGACGGTGGGCCAAGTGGGATGAATGGCGCGCCGAAAAGAGATGGGAGTTTGATGAAGACGATTTGGATGAGGCGTTGATGGAGACTTTCAAGGAGCTCCGCATGACGATACCCGGGTGGAAGCCCTTTG GTATGATATCTGCTTATCAGGAGGATCTGAATTCCCCGCCCACGTCACCTCGCTTGAAGCTGGCAACACACTCCCCCTTCCGAAACGAAATCCTCACGACCGGCCCCGGCGCCGCCTACCAAAAATCCCCCATCGAATACTGCTTCTCCAGCGAAGACACCACCTGGCCGTGCCCATGCTCAGAAtcaacacacaccaccaccctcccgaCCAAATACACCGGTCGGTACATCTGGGAAAACCGCCGAGTCGTCCCCCACCCGGACAGCGGTATCACGCTTTCGGATATCTGCGACTTCCAAACGACACTGGCGCCCAACACATCCATCCCGCAGTGGCCGAGaaaggtcttcttcttctggacGGTGAGCCAGGGATCCTTTTCCCCGCAAGATCCTGCCGCGGACCCCAAGTTCTTGCTGTGGTAA
- the ADE13 gene encoding adenylosuccinase ade13 (COG:F; BUSCO:EOG09261VD2; EggNog:ENOG503NU0G) — translation MSSYDKYVTPLSTRYASQEMMTIFSARERASTWRQLWVWLAEAERELGLPIPEDAIQEMRENVRVSDEAFDKAREYEAKFRHDVMAHVHAYGEDAPKAAGHIHLGATSCYVTDNADLIFQKKALDLILPKLAKVIQNLQVFALKYKDLPTLGFTHYQPAQLITVGKRAAQWIQELMMDLEDIETVRDRLQFRGAQGTTGSQATFLELFEGNADKIVQLNEILCKKAGFPSAYPISTQTYTRKVDLRVANAVCALGATAQRICSDIRHLANLKEMEEPFEKSQIGSSAMAYKRNPMRSERITALGRKLARLPADFTATFETQWFERTLDDSAIRRMDIPEMFLLADSILLALDNVTNGIVLYPSVIRSRIDQELPFMATESILMKLATHGVSRQEAHEEVRVLSHQASDVVKQQGGRNDLLERIKKTEFFRPVWGDIDSLVDPKLFIGNCPKIVEDYCNGEVAAKLANYKESLDKASTAQLSI, via the exons ATGTCCAGCTACGATAAATATGTC ACCCCCCTCAGCACCCGCTACGCCTCCCAAGAGATGATGACCATCTTCTCTGCCCGGGAGCGCGCGTCAACCTGGCGCCAGCTCTGGGTTTGGCTTgccgaggcggagagggagctcGGCTTGCCGATCCCCGAGGATGCGATCCAGGAGATGAGGGAAAATGTGAGGGTGAGCGATGAGGCGTTTGACAAGGCGAGGGAGTATGAGGCCAAGTTTAGGCATGATGTGATGGCGCATGTGCATGCTTATGGTGAG GATGCGCCAAAGGCTGCTGGACATATCCATTTGGGGGCTACGAGTTGTTATG TGACCGACAATGCCGATCTCATCTTCCAGAAGAAGGCTTTGGACCTCATTCTTCCCAAGCTCGCCAAGGTCATCCAGAACTTGCAGGTGTTTGCCCTCAAGTACAAGGACTTGCCTACCCTTGGTTTCACTCACTACCAGCCT GCCCAGCTCATCACCGTTGGCAAGCGTGCTGCCCAGTGGATCCAGGAGCTGATGATGGACCTCGAGGACATCGAGACTGTCCGTGACAGACTTCAGTTCCGTGGCGCCCAGGGCACCACCGGTTCCCAGGCTACCTTCTTGGAGCTCTTCGAGGGCAACGCCGACAAGATTGTCCAACTCAACGAGATCCTCTGCAAGAAGGCTGGCTTCCCTTCTGCCtaccccatctccacccaAACCTACACCCGCAAGGTCGATCTCAGAGTCGCCAACGCTGTCTGCGCTCTTGGTGCTACTGCCCAGCGCATCTGCTCCGACATCAGACATTTGGCCAAcctgaaggagatggaggagccTTTTGAGAAGAGCCAGATTGGCAGCTCCGCCATGGCTTACAAGAGAAACCCCATGAGATCGGAGCGTATCACTGCTCTTGGCCGCAAGCTGGCCCGTCTGCCTGCCGACTTTACTGCCACTTTTGAGACTCAGTGGTTTGAGAGAACTCTTGATGACAGCGCCATCCGCCGCATGGATATCCCCGAGATG ttcctccttgccgacTCCATCCTCCTTGCCTTGGACAATGTTACCAACGGCATTGTCCTCTACCCAAGCGTTATCCGCTCCCGCATCGACCAGGAGCTCCCTTTCATGGCCACCGAGTCCATCCTCATGAAGCTCGCCACCCACGGTGTTTCCAGACAGGAGGCCCACGAGGAGGTCCGtgtcctctcccaccaggCTTCCGATGTCGTGAAGCAGCAGGGCGGCCGCAACGACCTTCTCGAGCGCATCAAGAAGACCGAGTTCTTCCGTCCCGTCTGGGGCGATATCGACAGCCTTGTCGACCCTAAGCTGTTTATCGGCAACTGCCCCAAGATTGTCGAGGATTACTGCAACGGCGAGGTCGCCGCCAAGTTGGCCAACTACAAGGAGTCGCTGGATAAGGCTTCTACTGCTCAGCTTTCTATTTAG
- a CDS encoding hypothetical protein (EggNog:ENOG503P4VQ), producing MESVEDSGGDGSSKKPTKGPRACGTCALAKCKCEPGSGPLGKCERCERLKKKCTKQIPAPPRRRRKDRKLTRVAELERRLEALTEQIAAGGGRAGAGGSSGKSETPGSASTGEGLENHHHSSLGGSELDGQQPLPAISPDYHHSTSSGPKISVTNHHFTQAPWNGEPFEALLPPSELKFSPILSNHQTPQYGHHHHHQHQHHPQHQQTLGGLAVSAAGSVMPDAMMTSASPPSHPSPMASSNASDSIWPEGQEAEDLLQEYRSHMQHLYPFALVPPNLSAHQMKEQRPFFWKGVMVEACHHDGRRQMALGDQLLRDISVAAFQQSSQKGQPSLGAGLDLLQGAQVLLAWYHYNLVAAKTTNLLFLIRSFTASLKFEVLDAQEQKNAIAGLGGQPRSEEALERMRAFAGTYYLVTVAFTTSHCPDQLMPSPYLMRCCKVLITEKSSPDDELVVHLVRVQRVSQHISMNLANWYKKPLKERRPWNQVVENLRLFLHGEKKKVPKRIMENFSMKGHFIVAELLIYEGFLKTSGSIGGSSVTASSLPEDEDPSFRTSPSNGLGNDTPSSHSSNSRPASVIPLQDRLDILMKCVRLVKEYMHARTASDQSDYPRFISMSSFDLTYVFVRMLKLMTLSLPGWDVRTVRREFDGYLERHIKDMEHTAGRRKKRSRTMTGASNYNSPSDVYRTPQGVVGGGGSGMGGSQQGLEREREDPFAQLARKIRELKKAFDQDLQDGQSTAQLAETTAQLAELYEKAPMTLADATATLVQEISQDLGTDSWDGGAMDYDWNPGMWGGDFGFEMDGFWS from the exons ATGGAGTCTGTAGAGGATagcggcggtgatggctcctccaagaagcccaCCAAGGGCCCGAGGGCATGCGGGACCTGTGCGCTTGCAAAATGCAAGTGTGAGCCTGGTTCTGGCCCGTTGGGAAAGTGTGAACG ATGCGAACGTCTCAAGAAGAAATGCACCAAACAGATTCCGGCTCCGCCTCGCCGACGGCGAAAGGACCGCAAGTTAACCCGCGTGGCCGAGCTTGAAAGACGTCTCGAGGCCCTCACAGAGCAGATAGCGGCCGGAGGCGGTCGTGCCGGTGCCGGAGGGAGCTCAGGAAAGTCTGAAACACCAGGCAGCGCCAGCACCGGTGAAGGGCTCGAGAACCACCATCACTCCTCTCTTGGAGGCTCTGAACTTGATGGccagcaacccctcccaGCCATCTCACCAGACTATCATCACAGCACCAGCAGTGGCCCCAAAATCTCTGTCACGAACCACCATTTCACGCAAGCACCATGGAACGGCGAGCCATTCGAGGCCCTCTTGCCACCGAGCGAGCTCAAGTTTTCACCTATTCTTAGCAACCACCAAACACCTCAGTatggtcatcatcatcatcatcaacaccagcatcaccctcagcaccagcaaACCCTGGGCGGCCTGGCCGTATCAGCGGCAGGTTCTGTCATGCCAGACGCCATGATGACCTCTGCCTCTCCGCCTTCTCACCCCTCGCCAATGGCATCCTCCAATGCTTCAGACTCGATCTGGCctgaaggccaagaagccgaAGATTTGCTTCAGGAGTACCGCTCCCACATGCAGCATCTCTACCCCTTTGCTCTAGTACCACCAAACCTGAGTGCCCATCAAATGAAGGAACAACGCCCCTTTTTCTGGAAAGGGGTCATGGTTGAAGCGTGCCATCACGATGGAAGGAGACAAATGGCACTGGGGGACCAGCTGCTGAGAGACATCAGCGTGGCAGCCTTTCAGCAGAGCAGCCAAAAGGGCCAGCCGTCGCTGGGGGCGGGGCTGGACTTGCTTCAGGGGGCGCAGGTGCTGCTGGCGTGGTATCATTACAATTTGGTGGCGGCCAAGACGACGAACCTGCTGTTTTTGATTCGGAGCTTTACGGCGAGTTTGAAGTTTGAGGTTTTGGATGCTCAAGAGCAGAAGAATGCCATTGCGGGTCTGGGAGGGCAGCCCAGGTCGGAGGAGGCATTGGAGAGAATGAGGGCGTTTGCGGGGACGTATTATTTGGTTACTGT AGCCTTCACCACAAGTCACTGCCCGGACCAGCTCATGCCCTCGCCGTATCTGATGAGGTGCTGCAAAGTGCTGATTACGGAAAAGAGCTCGcctgatgatgagctggtgGTTCATTTGGTCAGGGTGCAGCGGGTGTCTCAGCACATTTCGATGAACCTGGCCAACTGGTACAAGAAGCCTTTGAAGGAGCGCAGGCCGTGGAATCAGGTGGTGGAAAACCTGAGGCTGTTTCTGcatggggagaagaagaaggtgccGAAGCGGATCATGGAGAATT TCTCGATGAAGGGCCACTTTATAGTCGCTGAACTCCTCATCTACGAAGGCTTTTTGAAAACCAGCGGCAGCATAGGCGGCTCATCAGTCACTGCATCCTCCCTGCCAGAAGACGAAGACCCCAGCTTCAGgacatccccctccaacggTCTCGGAAATGACACGCCCTCTTCGCACTCGAGCAACAGCCGCCCTGCCTCTGTCATCCCCCTGCAGGACCGCCTCGACATCCTTATGAAATGCGTCCGCCTGGTCAAGGAGTACATGCACGCCCGCACGGCATCGGATCAGTCTGACTATCCCAGGTTCATCTCCATGTCCTCGTTTGATCTCACCTATGTGTTCGTCAGGATGCTCAAGCTCATGACTTTGTCACTGCCAGGGTGGGACGTGAGGACAGTACGAAGAGAATTTGATGGGTACTTGGAGAGGCATATCAAGGACATGGAGCACACTGCCGgacggaggaagaagaggagcagGACGATGACGGGGGCGAGCAACTACAACAGTCCGAGTGATGTTTACAGGACGCCtcagggggtggtgggtggtggggggagtgggatgggagggtcGCAGCAggggctggagagggagagggaggatcCGTTTGCGCAGTTGGCAAGGAAGATTAgagagttgaagaaggctttt GATCAAGATCTTCAGGATGGACAGTCGACGGCGCAACTTGCGGAAACGACGGCGCAGCTGGCGGAGCTGTATGAGAAGGCGCCGATGACGCTGGCGGATGCGACGGCGACGCTGGTGCAGGAGATAAGTCAGGATCTGGGGACGGATAGCTGGGATGGGGGTGCGATGGATTATGATTGGAACCCGGGgatgtggggaggggattttgggtttgagatggatgggttttGGAGTTGA